From Candidatus Thermoplasmatota archaeon:
GGCTCGCCGCGCACGGCCTCCACCGTCTCCCCCACATCGAGCGCGGCGTTCACGATACGAAGCGTCGTGCTCGCGTTCGAGGCGAAGTAGAAGTCGTCGCCGGGAAACTCGACGATCACGTGGTACGTGCCGGCGCTGGAGAACGCGTGTCGGGCTTCGAACCGTCCGGCGGCGTCCGTGAAGGCGCGCAGCGGAGGTGCGCCGCCGGTCGCGCGGAGGAGGACCTCCGCCTCGGTCACCGGATCGCCGAACTCGTCCAACAGGCGCCCGGCGAGGGAAACGGAGACGCCCACGCCGTCGACGGCGGGAATCGAAAGCTCAAGGCGCGTCTCTGCCACGACGGAGAGGGGGGGGTCGCTCCACGACTCGCCGTATTGGTGCGTCTCGTTGATCGTTCGCGGCCTTGCGCCGGCCACGAGCTGGTAGCTGCGCGCGGGCAGCGATTGGACGGAGGTCGTGATGGCGTAGAGACCTCGGGCGTCGGTCGTTCCTTGCCCGATCTTGTCGCCGGGCGTTTCCTTCGTCCGGTTGAGGAAGAGGTCGACGACGGCGCCTGCCACCGGCGCTCCCGTGGCCTCGACCACGACGAAGCCCTCGACCGTGAAGGGCTCCCCCTTGCGAACGGATTCGGGCGCCTGCGTGATGTCGGTGAAGGTCGGGATCGTGATCCGCTCGCGCCGGGGCGGCGGAGGGGGCAGGTCGTCCGGGGGCGGCTCGCGACCGTCGGGAATCCTCGGGTCCGAGACGTTCCGCTCGTTGAACAGCGGCCGGTTCTGGAGGGGGTTGTTCGTGCGGTACGTGCCGCAGCCTCCGAGGTTCACCTGGACCCAGCCCACCGTGGGGGCGTACACTTCGACGAAGGCGTGCGCCTCGTTGGCGACAAAGCGGGTGGGCACGCCAAGGTACTGCGCCGTGACGACAAAGGCGAACGCGCGGTGTCGGCAGCACCCGTTCTGCGAAAGCGCGATCGCAAGGTACGGGTCGGGTTCTTGCGCGGCGGTGGGGATCGGCCCCTCGCCAAACGCGGAGAAGTACGCTTCGAGCCGGTCCACGATCGTGGCGACGCTCCGCTCGCCCGCAAGACCCACGTGCGCGGCCACGCGCGAGGCCGGAGCTGCCAGTTGCGGCGGCAGGGAGGGCGCAAGCGAGGCGGGCACGTCCGCCACGGTTGCGCCCGGCGGGAGCGTGCCGTCGAAGTACGCGCGAGGCGCCCACATGACGACGGTGAGCTCGACGGTGCCCTCGTAGTTGCCCTTCACGTAGTAGGCGTCGGCGCCGTCCTTCCAGAAGGTGAGCGACACGCGCGGCAAGGTCTCGTAGGAGCCGATCTGCGCCTCGGGGGAGACCGAGAAGATGGGGGTGGGCTTGCCGGGCGCCAGACGGATGGGGAACTGGCCTTCGAAGCGCAGCATGGAGGCGCTTCCGGAGAAGCCCGTCGGGACGGGCCGCAGCGCCGGGTCCTTCACGTGCAGGCGGTAGTCGGGCTTCACGGCGTCGAGCGCGACGAGGCGCTTCATGCAGCCAAGCGCCGGGTTGAAGACGAAATCGCACACGACGTCGCCGGCTTCCGAGTCGCGATCGGGCGTCCAGTCGGCGGCGGGGTCCGAAGGGCGCGAGACGTAGTTTCCGCGACCTTGCCCGCGCAGCCCGCCGAGGTTGGGAT
This genomic window contains:
- a CDS encoding transglutaminase domain-containing protein codes for the protein PNLGGLRGQGRGNYVSRPSDPAADWTPDRDSEAGDVVCDFVFNPALGCMKRLVALDAVKPDYRLHVKDPALRPVPTGFSGSASMLRFEGQFPIRLAPGKPTPIFSVSPEAQIGSYETLPRVSLTFWKDGADAYYVKGNYEGTVELTVVMWAPRAYFDGTLPPGATVADVPASLAPSLPPQLAAPASRVAAHVGLAGERSVATIVDRLEAYFSAFGEGPIPTAAQEPDPYLAIALSQNGCCRHRAFAFVVTAQYLGVPTRFVANEAHAFVEVYAPTVGWVQVNLGGCGTYRTNNPLQNRPLFNERNVSDPRIPDGREPPPDDLPPPPPRRERITIPTFTDITQAPESVRKGEPFTVEGFVVVEATGAPVAGAVVDLFLNRTKETPGDKIGQGTTDARGLYAITTSVQSLPARSYQLVAGARPRTINETHQYGESWSDPPLSVVAETRLELSIPAVDGVGVSVSLAGRLLDEFGDPVTEAEVLLRATGGAPPLRAFTDAAGRFEARHAFSSAGTYHVIVEFPGDDFYFASNASTTLRIVNAALDVGETVEAVRGEPVEIRGTVRVGDGPPSSPRAVRVVHGFETADAAGRTTTVTTQPAGNFSSRQVVGANATLGNASVTVLLLEPLLEKSVTVTIRARTNVTLDAPSEVREDAEALVRVVVRDDRGRPLGNASVTLDVLSGGAVVRTFPLITGDDGASNVSVNVSGLVGTLSLSARSRPDGFYLPSESSGRLVVHGIPAPPDETLSAAVAVGVPLAALGAALAVRGRRARGSVLFQAHAPGRSLSIELPDLEADVPPVWEPRVPLRIGVRVRGPDGAPLPGERVLLVVADRRLTLTTEADGRATIEHVFADEGEHPIAARVGEGRAGVVRAVAPLRVSEYRKEAGRSWEALRAELADAGLAIAPDATPRDIQRRLADLQADDESLESAVTSFEIANYSQRPFGRSQWVAFERARARALAHARGKLAPPPDPATGGEKDAASA